One Melospiza melodia melodia isolate bMelMel2 chromosome 1, bMelMel2.pri, whole genome shotgun sequence genomic window carries:
- the FAM8A1 gene encoding protein FAM8A1: protein MEEVAERGRAGAGAAAMAEGGSPAGDEAANANTNTASSPPPCSPPEGGGTKPLSAAEYARRVHQWLWDSYCGYLGWQGCPPAFLAAAAAQPPPPAAAAYYSPFYLFAPPPAHTASAGTGPRAPAAATPAWPGAAGAVSPVPRAASGSAASSSGSGASRDTGRPAGREFLIPSLAHRFIAEMVDFFILFFIKATIILSIMHLSGIKDISKFAMHYIIEEIDEDTSMEDLQKMMVVALIYRLLVCFYEIICIWGAGGATPGKFLLGLRVVTCETSVLIAPSRVLVIPSSNVSMTTSTVRALIKNFSIASFFPAFITLLFFQHNRTAYDIVAGTIVVRRNGVR from the exons ATGGAGGAGGTGGCGGAGCGCGGCCGGGCTGGCGCTGGGGCGGCGGCGATGGCGGAGGGCGGCAGCCCTGCCGGAGATGAAGCAGCCAACGCCAACACCAACACCGCGTCCTCACCACCGCCGTGCTCCCCTCCGGAGGGCGGCGGGACGAAGCCCCTGAGCGCGGCGGAGTACGCGCGGCGCGTACACCAGTGGCTGTGGGACTCGTACTGCGGgtacctgggctggcagggctgcccgCCCGCCTtcctcgccgccgccgccgcgcagccgcccccgcccgccgccgctgccTACTACAGCCCCTTCTACCTCTTCGCTCCGCCGCCGGCACACACGGCCTCGGCCGGGACGGGGCCCCGCGCCCCCGCCGCTGCCACCCCAGCCTGGCCGGGAGCGGCGGGCGCGGTGTCCCCCGTGCCCAGGGCGGCCTCCGGCAGCGCcgccagcagcagcggcagcggcgccTCCAGGGACACGGGGCGGCCGGCGG GTCGGGAGTTCCTTATCCCTTCTCTGGCACACAGGTTCATAGCAGAGATGGTGGatttttttattctgttcttTATAAAGGCAACCATCATTTTAAGTATTATGCACCTCAGTGGAATAAA GGACATCTCTAAATTTGCCATGCATTACATCATAGAAGAAATAGATGAAGATACGTCCATGGAAGATTTGCAGAAAATGATGGTAGTAGCTCTCATCTACAGGTTATTAGTCTGCTTTTATGAG ATAATCTGTATTTGGGGAGCAGGTGGAGCAACCCCAGGGAAATTCTTGCTTGGACTGCGAGTTGTGACGTGTGAAACTTCTGTCCTTATTGCACCCAGCCGCGTGTTAGTCATTCCATCCTCTAATGTCAGCATGACAAC GTCCACAGTACGAGCTTTGATCAAGAATTTTTCAATTGCATCATTTTTTCCTGCGTTCATTACGCTGCTGTTTTTCCAGCACAACAGAACAGCCTATGATATTGTAGCAGGAACTATTGTGGTCAGAAGAAATGGAGTCAGATGA